A stretch of Primulina tabacum isolate GXHZ01 chromosome 13, ASM2559414v2, whole genome shotgun sequence DNA encodes these proteins:
- the LOC142521802 gene encoding uncharacterized protein LOC142521802: MARVAIKAQALSDFLSEMVQPDEKDVWRVFVDGAYSLSGYGVRVVIIAPPREKIKLALKIDSCVTNNEAEYEAVLAGIRAVREIGAPWIILYSDSQLITQQIKSFYEAKDDMMLKYLKIIKAQAESFVDWSNEQIPRNENGKADALAKMAAFLSEVSTREVLHVTRLIFYTEEETFPAPEDSWMTPLIKFIVNNELPEEKTQAQKIKRQASRVLWRASRRNSISPESNACQILVAHFFPVEIGQSSARIESYPDSNGQSRAMELNLVEEKREQAMI; the protein is encoded by the exons ATGGCCCGAGTTGCCATCAAAGCCCAGGCCTTGTCAGATTTCTTATCCGAGATGGTTCAACCTGATGAAAAGGATGTATGGAGAGTATTTGTTGATGGAGCGTATAGCCTTTCTGGATATGGGGTAAGAGTAGTGATAATAGCTCCCCCAAGAGAGAAGATTAAATTGGCATTAAAAATTGACTCCTGTGTGACTAATAATGAAGCAGAATATGAGGCTGTTCTAGCCGGTATTCGAGCTGTTCGGGAGATCGGAGCCCCCTGGATCATTTTGTATTCCGATTCACAGTTAATTACTCAGCAGATAAAAAGCTTTTATGAGGCTAAGGATGATATGATGCTTAAATATCTAAAGATCATCAAAGCCCAGGCCGAATCTTTTGTGGATTGGAGTAATGAGCAGATCCCCCGGAACGAGAATGGAAAAGCAGATGCTTTAGCTAAAATGGCCGCCTTTTTATCAGAAGTCAGTACCCGAGAAGTATTGCATGTTACACGGCTAATTTTTTACACGGAAGAAGAGACATTTCCAGCACCAGAAGATTCGTGGATGACACCCCTGATCAAGTTCATTGTCAACAATGAATTACCTGAAGAGAAAACTCAAGCTCAAAAGATCAAGAGACAAGCTtccag GGTGTTGTGGAGAGCATCTCGGAGGAATAGCATTAGCCCGGAAAGCAATGCTTGCCAGATTTTGGTGGCCCACT ttTTTCCTGTTGAAATCGGACAATCTTCTGCCCGGATAGAATCTTACCCGGATAGTAATGGTCAAAGCCGGGCAATGGAGTTGAATCTGGTGGAGGAGAAAAGAGAGCAGGCTATGATTTGA